In Arthrobacter sp. StoSoilB5, one genomic interval encodes:
- the ileS gene encoding isoleucine--tRNA ligase → MTHYPKASASPSGTQGVSASVKFPEIEERILKYWDEDGTFQASIDQREAGKDGSNEFVFYDGPPFANGLPHYGHLLTGYAKDLVGRYQTQRGKRVERRFGWDTHGLPAELEAMKQLGMTDKTQIEAMGIDKFNDACRASVMKYANEWKAYVTRQARWVDFDNDYKTLNVEYMESVLWAFKQLHEKGLTYNGYRVLPYCWKDETPLSNHELRMDDDVYKNRQDQTVTVTFPIKAGESELSKALEGVQALAWTTTPWTLPTNLALAVGPEIPYAVLPAGPNGVKAASAEAPVSGSFLLAAELVGTYAKDLGYDDAAAATAAVTSTHTGTELAGLDYEPLWNDFADAEKYGTQNAWRFLVADYVTTTDGTGIVHQAPAYGEDDQKVCEDAGIPVVLSVDEGAKFLPLFAHGELASIVGLQVFDANKPITQVLRADGRLVRQASYEHSYPHCWRCRNPLIYRAVSSWYVEVTKFKDRMSELNQEINWIPGNVKDGQFGKWLDNARDWSISRNRYWGSPIPVWQSDDPEYPRTDVYGSLADLEADFGRLPVNNEGQVDLHRPFIDELTRPNPDDPRSPAEGQSTMRRVEDVLDVWFDSGSMPYGQVHYPFQNEEWFDTHNPADFIVEYIGQTRGWFYMLHILSTALFDRPAFRNVISHGIVLGSDGQKMSKSLRNYPDVSEVLDRDGSDAMRWFLMSSPILRGGNLVVTEQGIRDGVRQVILPLWNVYSFFTLYTNAANGGSGYDAKLRYDGYADTLDQYLMANTGDLVRNVTESLDTYDISGACDELRSYLDMLTNWYVRRSRQRFFDENVDAFDALYTALEAVCRVSASLLPLVTEEIWRGLTGGRSVHLADWPDASLFPANPDLVEAMDRVQQICSTGSSLRKAANLRVRLPLQELTVVAPGADALGGFAAVVANELNLRSVRLLDAASASPEEFGIEQKLVVNARAAGPRLGKNVQQAIKGSKSGDWSVNDSGVVVAGGLELEPQEYTLETVVAETADGGSSAAAVLPGGGFVVLNTEVTPELAAEGLARDMVRAIQQARKDAGLNVSDRIRTSVEAQQDVVDALEANAELVKTETLSLELEVLLSSAEEPQVTVAKAGV, encoded by the coding sequence ATGACCCACTACCCCAAGGCCTCAGCGTCTCCTTCCGGCACGCAAGGCGTGTCCGCTTCCGTGAAGTTCCCGGAAATCGAAGAGCGCATCCTCAAGTACTGGGATGAAGACGGCACCTTCCAGGCAAGCATCGACCAGCGCGAAGCAGGCAAAGACGGCAGCAACGAGTTCGTCTTCTACGACGGCCCTCCCTTCGCCAACGGCCTCCCTCACTACGGGCACCTCCTCACGGGCTACGCCAAGGACCTCGTAGGGCGCTACCAGACCCAGCGCGGCAAGCGCGTGGAGCGCCGCTTCGGCTGGGATACCCACGGCCTTCCGGCAGAGCTCGAAGCCATGAAGCAACTGGGCATGACGGACAAGACCCAGATCGAAGCCATGGGCATCGACAAATTCAACGACGCCTGCCGCGCCTCGGTGATGAAGTACGCCAATGAATGGAAGGCCTACGTCACGCGCCAGGCCCGCTGGGTGGACTTCGACAACGACTACAAGACGCTCAACGTCGAGTACATGGAGTCGGTGCTGTGGGCCTTCAAGCAACTGCACGAGAAAGGCCTGACGTACAACGGGTACCGCGTCCTTCCGTACTGCTGGAAGGACGAGACGCCACTGTCCAACCATGAACTCCGCATGGACGACGACGTCTACAAGAACCGCCAGGACCAGACTGTCACGGTGACGTTCCCCATCAAGGCGGGGGAGTCCGAACTCTCCAAGGCCCTCGAAGGCGTTCAGGCGCTCGCCTGGACCACGACGCCCTGGACGCTGCCCACCAACCTGGCGCTCGCCGTCGGGCCTGAGATCCCTTATGCCGTCCTGCCTGCCGGTCCGAACGGCGTTAAGGCCGCTTCGGCAGAAGCGCCCGTCAGTGGCAGCTTCCTGCTGGCTGCCGAACTTGTGGGGACCTACGCGAAGGATTTGGGGTACGACGACGCCGCTGCCGCAACTGCGGCCGTGACGTCCACTCACACAGGCACGGAGCTCGCCGGACTCGACTACGAGCCGCTGTGGAACGACTTTGCCGATGCCGAGAAGTACGGCACGCAGAACGCGTGGCGCTTCCTTGTGGCGGACTATGTCACAACCACCGACGGTACGGGCATCGTGCACCAGGCTCCGGCCTACGGTGAGGATGACCAGAAGGTCTGTGAGGATGCCGGTATCCCGGTGGTTCTCTCCGTTGACGAGGGCGCCAAGTTCCTGCCGCTGTTCGCCCATGGCGAGCTCGCCTCGATCGTAGGACTACAGGTCTTCGACGCCAACAAGCCGATCACCCAGGTGCTCCGCGCCGACGGGCGCTTGGTCCGCCAAGCCAGCTATGAGCACAGCTACCCGCACTGCTGGCGGTGCCGGAACCCGCTGATCTACCGCGCTGTGTCCTCCTGGTACGTGGAGGTCACCAAGTTCAAGGACCGCATGTCCGAGCTGAACCAGGAGATCAACTGGATCCCCGGCAATGTCAAGGATGGCCAATTCGGCAAGTGGCTGGACAACGCACGTGACTGGTCCATCAGCCGTAACCGGTACTGGGGTTCGCCCATCCCGGTGTGGCAGTCGGATGACCCTGAGTATCCGCGCACCGACGTCTACGGTTCGCTGGCTGACCTTGAAGCCGACTTCGGCCGGTTGCCGGTCAACAACGAGGGACAGGTGGACCTGCACCGTCCGTTCATCGACGAATTGACCCGGCCCAACCCGGACGACCCCCGTTCGCCGGCAGAGGGGCAGTCCACTATGCGCCGCGTGGAGGACGTCCTGGACGTCTGGTTCGACTCCGGCTCCATGCCGTACGGACAGGTGCACTACCCGTTCCAAAATGAGGAGTGGTTCGACACCCACAACCCCGCGGACTTCATTGTTGAGTACATCGGCCAGACCCGTGGCTGGTTCTACATGCTGCACATCCTGTCCACGGCGCTGTTTGACCGGCCGGCTTTCCGCAACGTGATCAGCCATGGCATCGTCCTGGGCTCCGATGGACAGAAGATGTCCAAGAGCCTGCGGAACTACCCGGACGTTTCCGAAGTCCTGGACCGCGACGGCTCGGACGCAATGCGGTGGTTCCTCATGTCCAGCCCGATCCTCAGGGGCGGCAACCTGGTGGTTACCGAGCAGGGCATCCGCGACGGCGTACGCCAGGTCATCCTGCCGCTCTGGAACGTGTACAGCTTCTTCACGCTGTACACCAACGCCGCCAACGGCGGCTCGGGCTACGATGCGAAGCTCCGTTACGACGGTTACGCAGACACGCTGGACCAGTACCTCATGGCCAACACCGGAGACCTCGTCCGCAATGTGACGGAAAGCCTGGATACGTACGACATCTCCGGTGCCTGCGACGAACTGCGCAGCTACTTGGACATGCTCACCAACTGGTACGTCCGCCGCAGTCGCCAGCGCTTCTTCGACGAGAACGTGGATGCCTTCGACGCCCTGTACACCGCCTTGGAAGCTGTGTGCCGCGTGTCCGCGTCCTTGCTGCCGCTCGTGACGGAAGAGATCTGGCGCGGTCTGACGGGTGGCCGTTCCGTGCACCTGGCCGATTGGCCTGACGCTTCGCTGTTCCCGGCAAACCCGGATCTCGTGGAGGCCATGGACCGTGTACAGCAGATCTGCTCCACCGGCTCCAGCCTGCGCAAGGCCGCGAACCTGCGCGTCCGCCTTCCGCTCCAGGAACTGACTGTCGTGGCACCCGGGGCAGACGCGCTGGGAGGCTTCGCCGCCGTCGTCGCGAATGAACTGAACCTGCGTTCGGTGCGCTTGCTGGATGCTGCTTCGGCTTCGCCTGAGGAATTCGGCATCGAGCAGAAACTGGTTGTCAACGCCCGTGCTGCTGGTCCGCGCCTTGGTAAGAACGTGCAGCAGGCCATCAAGGGTTCCAAGTCCGGCGACTGGTCGGTTAACGATTCCGGCGTCGTGGTGGCTGGAGGACTTGAGCTTGAGCCGCAGGAATACACGCTGGAGACCGTCGTAGCAGAAACGGCCGACGGCGGGTCTTCCGCAGCCGCTGTTTTGCCCGGCGGCGGCTTCGTTGTCCTGAACACCGAAGTCACGCCCGAACTTGCGGCCGAGGGTCTGGCACGCGACATGGTCCGTGCCATCCAGCAGGCACGCAAGGATGCGGGGCTGAATGTCAGCGACCGCATCCGCACTTCCGTTGAAGCGCAGCAGGACGTCGTTGACGCGCTCGAAGCCAATGCTGAGCTGGTCAAGACTGAAACGCTGTCTCTTGAACTGGAGGTCCTCCTGTCCAGCGCCGAGGAGCCGCAGGTCACCGTAGCAAAGGCAGGGGTCTGA
- a CDS encoding DUF4233 domain-containing protein → MAKLTKAQREWRPGMPKKRRSTKVMFASTVLLLEAFVAFFGTLVVFGLKRGEVAPGIILGVGIALSVVLVLACAVLSKPWGIGLGWGLQLLLILTGIAEPMMFIVGVLFAICWWYGIRTGMRIDREVAQRDREQAEWDATHRDEAGPETP, encoded by the coding sequence GTGGCAAAGCTGACCAAGGCCCAGCGTGAATGGCGGCCGGGCATGCCCAAGAAGCGCCGATCCACCAAGGTAATGTTCGCTTCCACGGTGCTGTTGCTCGAAGCATTTGTGGCCTTCTTCGGCACGCTGGTGGTCTTCGGCCTAAAACGCGGGGAAGTGGCTCCTGGAATCATCCTGGGTGTGGGGATCGCACTGAGCGTTGTACTCGTCCTGGCATGTGCGGTGTTGTCCAAGCCCTGGGGAATCGGCCTTGGCTGGGGGCTGCAGCTCCTGCTGATCCTGACAGGGATCGCAGAGCCCATGATGTTCATCGTCGGCGTCCTCTTTGCCATCTGCTGGTGGTATGGAATCCGGACGGGGATGAGGATCGACCGCGAAGTGGCACAACGCGACCGGGAGCAGGCCGAATGGGACGCAACGCACCGTGACGAGGCAGGTCCGGAAACCCCGTAA
- a CDS encoding folylpolyglutamate synthase/dihydrofolate synthase family protein, which produces MTDEFSVESVYAELLGRAPENKMEPRLAPLFRAMDVLGEPNKAFPIIHITGTNGKTSTARMIEAGLRAHGLSTGRYTSPHLSKVTERISIDGEPVSDATFVRIWDEIRPYLEIVDNELLADNQPRLTYFECVTILGFAIFADQPVDVAVIEVGLGGITDATNVGDGQVSVITPISLDHTDLLGDTTEDIAYEKAGIIKPGGFLVSAAQPVDAAQVLLEKAREVDVPFRFEGVEFGVESRSVAVGGQVLTIQGLAGRYEDLLLPLHGAHQAENAAVAVAALEAFFGGGEKELDIDVLKEAFGNVTSPGRLEVVRTAPTIVVDAAHNPEGIRVSAEAIHEAFSFSKLVVVVGVLREKDAEEILKTLKEQLGDLADEFCFTQSNSLRAVPAAELAELAVDLGFGEDNVHIAEKLDDALEWAVERSESNDDLAGGVLVTGSITLVAEARILLGKEGA; this is translated from the coding sequence ATGACTGACGAATTCTCAGTGGAAAGCGTCTACGCAGAACTTCTTGGGCGTGCACCTGAAAACAAGATGGAACCCCGGTTGGCACCGCTCTTCCGGGCCATGGACGTGCTGGGGGAGCCCAACAAGGCTTTTCCGATCATCCACATCACGGGCACCAACGGCAAGACGTCCACAGCCCGCATGATTGAGGCCGGACTCCGTGCGCACGGTCTGAGTACAGGCCGTTACACCAGCCCGCACCTTTCAAAGGTCACCGAGCGCATCAGCATTGATGGTGAGCCGGTATCGGATGCGACGTTTGTTCGGATCTGGGATGAAATCCGTCCATACCTGGAAATCGTTGACAACGAGCTCCTTGCCGACAACCAACCGCGGTTGACGTACTTCGAATGCGTCACCATCCTTGGTTTCGCGATTTTCGCTGACCAGCCAGTGGATGTAGCCGTCATCGAAGTTGGGTTGGGGGGCATTACCGATGCCACCAACGTCGGCGACGGCCAGGTTTCCGTCATCACGCCCATCTCCTTGGACCACACGGACCTGCTGGGGGATACCACCGAGGACATCGCCTACGAGAAAGCCGGCATCATCAAACCAGGCGGCTTCCTGGTAAGTGCCGCCCAGCCGGTGGACGCTGCCCAGGTCCTGTTGGAGAAAGCCCGCGAAGTGGACGTACCGTTCCGCTTTGAGGGTGTTGAATTCGGCGTTGAGTCGCGCAGCGTTGCCGTGGGAGGACAGGTCCTGACGATCCAAGGCCTGGCAGGTCGCTACGAAGACCTCCTTCTTCCCTTGCATGGTGCCCACCAGGCAGAGAACGCCGCCGTGGCTGTGGCTGCATTGGAAGCCTTCTTCGGTGGAGGAGAAAAAGAACTGGACATCGATGTCCTGAAGGAAGCCTTCGGCAATGTGACGTCACCTGGCCGCCTGGAAGTGGTGCGGACCGCCCCTACGATCGTGGTGGATGCTGCCCACAACCCGGAAGGGATCCGTGTCTCTGCCGAGGCGATCCACGAGGCCTTCAGCTTCAGCAAACTGGTGGTCGTCGTCGGAGTCCTGCGGGAGAAGGACGCTGAGGAGATCCTGAAGACCCTCAAGGAACAACTTGGCGATCTTGCCGATGAGTTCTGCTTCACGCAGTCCAACTCACTGAGGGCTGTCCCTGCAGCGGAACTGGCCGAACTCGCCGTCGATCTTGGCTTTGGCGAGGACAACGTCCACATCGCCGAGAAACTCGATGACGCACTGGAGTGGGCCGTTGAACGGTCCGAGTCCAACGATGACCTCGCTGGCGGCGTCCTGGTCACCGGCTCCATCACCCTGGTGGCTGAGGCACGCATCCTGCTTGGAAAGGAAGGTGCCTGA